One stretch of Candidatus Saccharibacteria bacterium oral taxon 488 DNA includes these proteins:
- a CDS encoding NUDIX domain-containing protein: MFKAWQKETIEVKSLAQPYLVKRDIDYFEYQLPISVKAVISLNGQIPLLRNERNEWELPGGKLDLGESPTACVQREVHEELNIDISVGMNVHNWVYTIFPYRHVFVVTYFAKAVEGATPHFSHEHKELMLVSPDEVNDLNMPEGYKVAIGRALELGLFKQKYYLRSNVHEGRIGLCG, encoded by the coding sequence ATGTTCAAGGCTTGGCAAAAGGAAACGATTGAAGTTAAGTCGCTCGCCCAGCCTTATTTGGTCAAGCGGGATATTGATTATTTTGAATATCAATTGCCAATTTCTGTTAAGGCTGTCATCTCTCTTAACGGTCAGATTCCGCTCTTGCGAAATGAGCGTAACGAATGGGAGCTGCCGGGAGGAAAATTAGATCTCGGGGAAAGCCCAACAGCGTGCGTGCAACGTGAAGTTCATGAAGAATTGAACATTGATATATCAGTTGGGATGAATGTTCACAATTGGGTGTATACAATTTTTCCGTATCGTCACGTTTTTGTGGTTACATATTTTGCGAAAGCGGTCGAGGGTGCAACACCGCACTTTAGTCATGAACATAAAGAATTGATGCTTGTTTCTCCGGATGAGGTTAATGACCTCAACATGCCCGAGGGATACAAGGTTGCCATTGGTCGGGCTTTGGAGCTTGGTCTGTTCAAGCAAAA
- a CDS encoding 2,3-diphosphoglycerate-dependent phosphoglycerate mutase, translating to MMGTLVISRHGESEWNLLGKWTGWTDVGLTEKGRADTVRLGALLKDIRFDEAYTSALQRTHQTLDALLEGRGEGSLPTTQAAELNERDYGDLTGKNKWEVKAEIGEEAFNGIRRGWDYPVPGGETLKDVYARVVPYFEREILPKLQAGENILLVAHGNSIRALMKHLDHVPEADMAHVEMPFGQLLVYTFEPTSDLPTNKDVLSVEIEAVNA from the coding sequence ATGATGGGAACATTGGTTATCAGTCGACACGGCGAGAGTGAATGGAATCTGCTCGGCAAGTGGACGGGCTGGACGGACGTGGGGCTCACGGAAAAGGGGCGGGCCGACACAGTACGACTGGGCGCGCTACTCAAAGACATCAGGTTTGATGAGGCGTATACGTCGGCGCTGCAGCGGACACACCAAACGCTGGACGCATTGCTTGAGGGGCGCGGTGAGGGCAGTTTACCGACGACACAGGCGGCCGAGCTGAACGAACGTGATTATGGTGATCTGACCGGTAAAAATAAGTGGGAAGTCAAGGCTGAGATCGGCGAGGAGGCATTCAATGGTATCCGACGCGGCTGGGACTATCCGGTGCCGGGCGGTGAAACGCTCAAAGATGTTTATGCGCGGGTCGTGCCATATTTCGAGCGGGAGATACTACCGAAATTACAGGCGGGTGAGAACATTCTATTGGTGGCGCATGGTAATTCTATCCGCGCGCTAATGAAGCACCTCGACCACGTGCCAGAAGCAGATATGGCCCATGTGGAAATGCCGTTTGGCCAGTTACTGGTTTATACCTTTGAGCCGACGTCTGATCTACCGACGAATAAAGACGTATTGTCGGTGGAGATTGAGGCGGTGAACGCGTAA
- a CDS encoding NUDIX hydrolase, whose amino-acid sequence MRSGWLPHEEWLKTQDTRIASAALLIENSAGELLTVKAYYKTHWSLPGGMVDAGETPLQAALRETQEEVGLVVTEEEVSFFAVASRSSDKGLAHQYIFRAVLDDARLERIVLQQSEIDAYQFLSRDAVLASNEGFAWSIPHWAHHRPGGYVETRIVDGDDERQEAVTQFVGFGS is encoded by the coding sequence ATGAGAAGTGGTTGGTTGCCGCATGAGGAGTGGCTAAAGACGCAGGACACTCGGATCGCCAGTGCTGCGCTGCTGATCGAAAATTCAGCGGGTGAGCTGCTCACAGTCAAGGCGTATTACAAGACGCATTGGAGTCTGCCTGGTGGTATGGTTGACGCTGGCGAAACGCCGCTACAGGCAGCACTTCGCGAAACCCAGGAAGAGGTCGGGCTAGTGGTTACCGAGGAGGAAGTTTCGTTTTTCGCGGTGGCGTCACGCTCCAGCGACAAAGGACTGGCGCATCAATACATCTTTCGGGCGGTTTTGGATGATGCGCGGCTGGAACGAATTGTTTTGCAGCAGTCGGAAATTGATGCCTATCAGTTCCTGAGTCGCGACGCAGTGCTGGCAAGCAATGAAGGATTCGCGTGGTCGATACCACATTGGGCTCATCATCGGCCAGGCGGTTATGTCGAGACGCGAATCGTTGACGGCGATGACGAACGTCAAGAGGCGGTTACGCAATTCGTGGGATTTGGTTCGTAG
- the rny gene encoding ribonuclease Y — protein sequence MVGIVIGGLVGAALGVGGFYAYQRTRQANGKSQIERDIAEAKSKASDIVLKAKDEALKIENERRREWQKTENRLADREQTLDRKLDELDKRAEKLRTHEDEVDNLKEEIRTIRTRQQEKLEKIAGLKKKDAADKLMQMTERDIKNDLVGLVSKLQHEAMDDAEERAQMILLTAMERMSSEVTAERTVTAVKLTDDEMKGRIIGKEGRNIQALQRETGVDILVDDTPGMIVLSSFDPIRRQVARLALEMLMKDGRIHPARIEEVVAKAKKQIDKEVKQAGEDAMRETGVVGIPKEMQRLLGELKFRTSYGQNVLKHSTEMAQMAGMVAEEIGADVRITKIATLLHDVGKAVTHKIEGKHHHIGAELARKYGMDERIVHAIEAHHDDIEATTPEALIVRVCDAASAARPGARNISAENFAERMRDLENVATSFNGVDKAYAISAGREVRVIVRSEDIDDLSAFKLSRDIATKIESTMQYPGTIKVNVIRETRAIEYAK from the coding sequence ATGGTAGGAATAGTTATTGGCGGCTTGGTTGGCGCGGCACTTGGCGTGGGCGGTTTTTACGCCTATCAGCGAACACGGCAAGCTAATGGCAAGTCGCAAATTGAGCGTGACATTGCCGAGGCAAAAAGTAAGGCTAGCGACATTGTCCTGAAAGCTAAGGACGAAGCCTTAAAAATCGAAAATGAGCGCCGGCGCGAATGGCAAAAGACCGAGAACCGGTTGGCGGATCGCGAGCAGACGCTGGATCGGAAATTGGACGAACTAGACAAGCGGGCGGAGAAGCTGCGCACGCACGAAGATGAGGTTGACAATCTCAAGGAAGAGATTCGCACTATTCGCACGCGTCAGCAGGAGAAGCTCGAGAAGATTGCGGGCCTAAAGAAAAAGGATGCCGCTGACAAGCTCATGCAAATGACCGAGCGCGATATCAAGAACGACCTGGTCGGATTGGTGTCAAAATTACAACACGAGGCTATGGATGATGCCGAAGAGCGGGCGCAGATGATCTTGCTCACGGCGATGGAGCGGATGAGCAGCGAGGTGACGGCTGAGCGAACAGTCACGGCCGTCAAGCTGACTGATGATGAGATGAAAGGTCGGATTATCGGCAAAGAAGGCCGCAACATTCAGGCGTTGCAGCGCGAGACTGGTGTCGATATTTTGGTGGATGACACGCCGGGTATGATCGTGCTCTCGAGCTTTGATCCGATTCGCCGGCAGGTGGCTCGCCTTGCCTTGGAGATGCTGATGAAAGATGGTCGCATCCATCCAGCGCGCATCGAAGAAGTTGTCGCCAAGGCGAAAAAACAGATCGATAAAGAAGTCAAGCAGGCCGGCGAGGACGCCATGCGCGAAACTGGCGTCGTCGGCATCCCGAAGGAAATGCAGCGACTGCTCGGTGAGCTGAAATTCCGGACGAGTTACGGGCAGAACGTGTTGAAGCACTCGACTGAGATGGCCCAGATGGCTGGTATGGTTGCTGAGGAAATTGGCGCTGATGTGCGCATCACGAAAATCGCGACACTGCTGCATGACGTCGGCAAGGCGGTGACGCACAAGATCGAGGGCAAGCATCACCACATCGGCGCTGAGCTAGCGCGCAAATACGGCATGGACGAGCGGATCGTTCACGCCATCGAAGCGCATCACGATGATATCGAGGCGACGACGCCGGAGGCATTGATCGTACGAGTGTGCGACGCCGCCAGTGCTGCTCGGCCAGGAGCACGTAACATTTCGGCTGAGAACTTTGCCGAGCGGATGCGCGATCTAGAAAATGTGGCGACCAGCTTTAATGGTGTTGATAAAGCCTATGCAATTTCTGCGGGGCGCGAAGTGCGGGTGATTGTCCGGTCAGAGGATATTGATGATCTGAGCGCATTCAAACTGTCGCGCGATATCGCTACTAAAATTGAATCAACCATGCAGTACCCAGGCACTATCAAGGTTAATGTCATCCGTGAAACGCGGGCGATCGAGTACGCAAAATAA
- the tsaE gene encoding tRNA (adenosine(37)-N6)-threonylcarbamoyltransferase complex ATPase subunit type 1 TsaE, whose product MSQIITSITAMQQLGQTIGRSLRGGEVIELIGDIGAGKTTLTKGVAEGLDITEPVQSPTFTISRVYQSPGGLTLAHYDFYRLGEAGIMAEEIREVTMQPQTVTVVEWADAVEQVLPADRLTVRILAIDEQSRRVTLSAGGPTSQALLAAISAADEELA is encoded by the coding sequence ATGAGCCAGATTATTACCAGTATCACAGCGATGCAGCAGCTAGGTCAAACAATTGGGCGCAGTCTCAGGGGCGGGGAAGTCATCGAGTTAATTGGGGACATCGGCGCTGGCAAGACAACGCTAACGAAAGGTGTTGCCGAGGGGCTCGACATTACTGAACCGGTGCAAAGCCCAACATTTACTATTTCCCGCGTGTACCAGTCGCCGGGCGGCTTGACACTGGCTCACTATGATTTTTATCGATTGGGTGAGGCGGGTATCATGGCGGAGGAAATTCGGGAGGTAACCATGCAACCACAGACCGTAACAGTGGTTGAGTGGGCGGATGCCGTCGAGCAGGTGCTGCCGGCCGATCGACTGACAGTGAGGATTCTAGCAATTGACGAACAGTCGCGGCGTGTCACGTTGAGTGCTGGCGGGCCGACGAGCCAGGCACTCCTCGCGGCAATTAGTGCGGCGGACGAGGAGTTAGCGTGA